The Corylus avellana chromosome ca8, CavTom2PMs-1.0 genome has a segment encoding these proteins:
- the LOC132189784 gene encoding nitrate regulatory gene2 protein, whose amino-acid sequence MGCAQSRIENEESVSRCKERKNLIKDAVIARNAFSAGHSGYAVGLKNTGAALSDYGHGEAEEPHQHHHQPPADPTAAQPPPPPPPHMENLPPPPPLPNFSPSPIPIKRATSMPAMPTKPRKVRAIAIAEEEEDDDVVEGEEDEEEDNEGNVGMEEKNGIIAKGGTRNGVGEVDPPLTPDMKAVPPMPESKGMAWDYFFMVEEGMAPGPSLGENVEAENVSEGVAFGGQPKNVEPNGVDFRDAVEANGVDFRDAVEPKTPEKQIEHANTAPPEMRRMAKAVGSVSLLKILGELDDHFLKAYQSAQEVSKMLEATRLHYHSNFADNRGHIDHSARVMRVITWNKSFRGVSNGEGGKDDFDSEEYETHATILDKLLAWEKKLYEEVKQGELMKLEYQRKVALLNRQKKRSLSPESLEKTKAAVSHLHTRYIVDMQSMDSTVLEVNRLRDEQLYPKLVALVEGMAKMWESMRLHHDGQLRLVIDLKALDIVDTSKETTKHHHDRTVQLWNVVQEWHSEFEKLVTHQKQYIRALHSWLKLNLIPIESTLKEKISSPPRAQHPPIQALLQSWHNHLEKLPDELVKSAISSFGAVIKTIIIQQEEEMKLKEKYEETRKEYYRKKQAFEDWYQKYMQRRGPEEIEAERGEDANPKDPMSEKQFAIDSLKKRLEEEEEAHQKHCIQVREKSLGSLKSRLPELFRAMSDYAHASSEAYEQIWSITQSQKSNGGPS is encoded by the exons ATGGGTTGCGCACAGTCTAGAATAGAGAACGAGGAGTCGGTGTCGCGGTGCAAGGAACGCAAGAACCTCATCAAAGACGCCGTAATAGCCCGCAACGCCTTCTCCGCTGGCCATTCCGGCTACGCCGTGGGCTTAAAGAACACCGGCGCCGCGCTCAGCGACTATGGTCATGGCGAGGCCGAAGAGCCCCACCAACACCACCACCAGCCTCCGGCGGACCCGACCGCCGCTCAACCGCCTCCGCCGCCTCCGCCGCACATGGAAAATCttccgccgccgccgccgctcCCGAACTTCTCGCCGAGCCCCATCCCCATTAAGCGCGCCACCAGCATGCCCGCCATGCCCACGAAGCCCCGAAAGGTCAGGGCCATTGCCATTgcggaagaagaagaagatgatgatgtaGTAGAAGGCGAAGAAGACGAGGAAGAAGACAATGAGGGCAATGTTGGAATGGAGGAAAAGAACGGTATTATTGCAAAGGGTGGTACAAGAAATGGTGTCGGAGAAGTAGACCCCCCACTGACACCGGACATGAAGGCGGTCCCACCGATGCCGGAGTCAAAGGGCATGGCCTGGGACTACTTCTTTATGGTGGAGGAGGGTATGGCCCCTGGGCCATCTCTAGGCGAGAACGTTGAGGCTGAGAATGTGAGCGAAGGTGTGGCCTTTGGCGGACAACCCAAAAATGTGGAGCCTAATGGGGTTGATTTTAGAGATGCGGTGGAGGCTAATGGGGTTGATTTTAGAGATGCGGTGGAGCCGAAGACGCCGGAGAAGCAGATAGAGCACGCCAACACGGCGCCGCCGGAGATGAGGAGAATGGCGAAGGCGGTGGGGAGTGTGAGTTTATTGAAGATATTGGGTGAGCTTGATGATCATTTCCTCAAGGCCTACCAGAGCGCCCAAGAGGTCTCCAAGATGCTGGAGGCAACTCGCTTGCATTACCACTCCAATTTCGCTGATAATCGGG GACACATTGATCATTCTGCAAGGGTCATGCGCGTTATCACCTGGAATAAGTCGTTCAGAGGTGTATCCAATGGTGAGGGTGGGAAGGATGACTTTGATTCAGAAGAATACGAAACTCATGCCACTATTTTGGATAAGCTGTTAGCCTGGGAAAAGAAGCTTTATGAAGAAGTCAAG CAAGGTGAGCTAATGAAGCTTGAGTATCAAAGGAAGGTTGCTCTGCTGAACAGGCAGAAGAAACGAAGTTTGAGTCCTGAATCCttggaaaaaacaaaagcagctGTAAGTCATTTGCATACGAGATATATAGTCGACATGCAGTCAATGGATTCAACGGTTTTGGAAGTAAATCGCCTACGTGATGAGCAGTTGTACCCAAAACTTGTTGCTCTTGTTGAGGG GATGGCCAAAATGTGGGAAAGCATGCGCCTGCATCATGACGGTCAGCTGAGACTTGTTATAGACCTCAAAGCCCTTGACATTGTAGATACTTCCAAGGAAACAACGAAACACCACCATGACCGCACTGTCCAACTCTGGAATGTTGTCCAAGAATGGCATTCAGAATTTGAAAAGCTGGTGACCCATCAAAAACAATACATCCGAGCTCTTCACAGTTGGTTGAAATTAAATCTCATCCCCATTGAAAGCACCTTAAAGGAGAAAATCTCATCCCCACCTAGAGCCCAGCATCCTCCAATCCAAGCCCTCCTCCAATCGTGGCACAACCATCTTGAAAAGCTTCCAGATGAGCTTGTGAAATCTGCAATTTCCTCCTTTGGTGCTGTGATAAAAACCATAATAATTCAACAGGAGGAAGAGATGAAGCTAAAAGAGAAGTATGAGGAGACCAGGAAGGAGTACTACCGCAAAAAACAAGCATTTGAGGACTGGTACCAAAAGTATATGCAGCGGAGGGGGCCAGAGGAAATAGAAGCTGAAAGGGGTGAAGATGCAAATCCCAAGGATCCCATGTCAGAGAAGCAATTTGCTATTGACAGCTTAAAGAAGagattggaagaggaagaggaagctCACCAGAAACATTGTATTCAGGTGAGAGAGAAGTCACTGGGCAGTCTCAAATCTCGTTTACCTGAGCTCTTTCGTGCCATGTCAGATTATGCTCATGCCAGTTCTGAAGCATATGAGCAAATATGGTCCATCACGCAGTCACAGAAATCTAATGGGGGTCCCTCGTGA